One genomic window of Elaeis guineensis isolate ETL-2024a chromosome 2, EG11, whole genome shotgun sequence includes the following:
- the LOC105050244 gene encoding dolichol-phosphate mannose synthase subunit 2, whose product MELADKAVGFLLSAISLSIFTYYTLWIIILPFVESDHFIHRYFLPQEYAILIPVFAGVALLSFLSMFVGYVMLKSKKKSA is encoded by the exons ATGGAGTTGGCGGACAAGGCGGTAGGGTTCTTGCTATCGGCCATCAGCCTGTCGATATTCACCTATTATacgttgtggatcatcattctg CCATTTGTGGAGAGCGATCACTTTATACACAGATACTTCTTGCCCCAAGAATATGCCATCCTGATACCCGTCTTTGCCGGGGTTGCGCTTCTCAGCTTCTTGAGCATGTTTGTTGGGTATGTCATGCTCAAATCGAAGAAGAAATCTGCTTGA
- the LOC105050257 gene encoding uncharacterized protein: MSKKKSFSGSTTMTLKDFHGGSIPSELPLPSAPGVSVRPPDRPGPWGPTAINAAARAEHHRPRPGSAGGATGGGSRAFDERPPAFLSHPAHIGRHFDEDERKPFDASSAPRRFTTADPVRPVLPAVARSDQKRPISSPVTHPSPVSGFPPSSGNTVAPAPNAWAARKEPGSDPLPAHSTTTMWSASRLAQASAVEKVSSGRWQSKPPEVEVIRFQETEVLDRRFGDGVRVVDDGDGDYERERIRSMAYPEAKERTLPGFYTDGAWDRERVRSPVYPEVKERNAANLCNEGARPVSNEGRFSGSQLHQQGPVELLERPKLKLLPRTKPLEPSLETQGIDDKQGYQPPVSSVQVEIALEMHVTTNPLKPGSAGADAGSRAAERPRLNLKPRSLPVEQSDESAERARQTVFGGARPREVVLKERGIDVVAPNDPDMTVPANRVKNDLPKTDLKLEPAPTIRPGERAETFTLGQKAGRDFERKDHRPDVERMDVQRSSWRNENRRATREIEKPMEPPHPEPDTWRKHVEQPKPEIPGPRLGKAVSALELAQAFSKSVSDGRSENRFTTQRSLPGRTQVPFSRLTDGKVFYSRSPQRQINGY; the protein is encoded by the exons AtgtcaaagaagaaatctttCAGCGGATCGACGACGATGACGCTCAAAGACTTCCACGGCGGATCCATCCCCTCCGAACTCCCCCTCCCCTCTGCTCCCGGCGT CTCCGTGAGGCCTCCGGATCGGCCCGGCCCCTGGGGTCCCACGGCGATTAACGCCGCCGCTAGGGCCGAACACCACCGCCCCCGCCCGGGATCTGCCGGAGGCGCCACTGGCGGCGGCTCCCGGGCGTTTGACGAGCGGCCACCCGCGTTTCTTTCCCACCCTGCCCACATCGGCCGCCATTTCGACGAGGACGAGCGCAAGCCCTTCGACGCCTCCTCCGCCCCCCGCCGCTTCACGACCGCCGACCCGGTCCGCCCCGTCCTGCCGGCCGTCGCCAGATCCGACCAGAAGCGCCCGATCTCTAGCCCTGTGACCCACCCGTCCCCTGTCTCTGGGTTCCCCCCTTCCTCCGGCAACACCGTTGCTCCCGCTCCGAATGCTTGGGCTGCGAGGAAGGAGCCTGGGAGCGACCCGCTGCCCGCTCATTCCACCACCACGATGTGGTCTGCCTCGAGGCTCGCGCAGGCAAGTGCGGTCGAGAAGGTCTCATCAGGCCGATGGCAGTCGAAGCCGCCTGAGGTGGAGGTCATCAGATTCCAGGAGACAGAAGTTTTGGACCGGAGGTTTGGCGACGGCGTTCGCGTCGTTGATGACGGGGATGGGGATTACGAGAGGGAGAGGATAAGGTCCATGGCATACCCTGAAGCCAAGGAGAGAACGTTACCCGGTTTTTATACTGATGGGGCTTGGGACCGggagcgggtgagatctccaGTGTATCCAGAGGTGAAGGAGAGGAACGCGGCAAACTTGTGTAATGAAGGGGCTCGTCCAGTGTCCAATGAGGGGCGATTCAGTGGATCGCAGTTGCATCAGCAAGGACCAGTAGAACTATTGGAGCGTCCGAAGCTGAAGCTACTCCCGAGGACCAAGCCGTTGGAGCCTTCCTTGGAGACACAGGGAATTGATGACAAGCAG GGATATCAGCCACCTGTGAGCTCTGTGCAGGTTGAAATTGCTCTTGAAATGCATGTAACTACAAATCCACTGAAACCGGGCTCTGCTGGGGCTGATGCTGGGAGTCGGGCTGCTGAACGTCCAAGATTGAATTTAAAACCCCGCTCCCTGCCTGTTGAGCAGTCAGATGAAAGTGCTGAAAGAGCGAG GCAAACTGTGTTTGGTGGTGCCCGCCCACGAGAAGTT GTTTTGAAGGAGCGTGGGATTGATGTTGTTGCTCCTAACGATCCTGACATGACTGTACCAGCTAATAG AGTTAAAAATGACCTTCCGAAGACTGACTTGAAGCTGGAGCCAGCTCCGACCATCCGGCCTGGTGAAAGGGCTGAGACCTTTACACTTGGGCAAAAGGCTGGAAGAGATTTTGAGAGAAAAGACCATCGACCTGATGTTGAGAGAATGGATGTTCAGAGGAGTTCCTGGAGGAATGAGAATCGGAGGGCAACTAGAGAGATTGAAAAGCCAATGGAACCACCACACCCAGAGCCTGACACCTGGCGCAAACATGTTGAGCAGCCAAAGCCTGAGATTCCAGGGCCCCGCCTAGGGAAAGCAGTCTCTGCATTGGAACTTGCTCAAGCATTCTCAAAGTCAGTGTCTGATGGCAGGTCGGAGAACCGCTTCACTACCCAAAGGAGCCTTCCTGGCCGGACTCAGGTGCCCTTTTCCCGGTTGACGGACGGCAAGGTGTTCTACTCCCGGTCCCCCCAGAGGCAGATAAATGGCTATTGA
- the LOC105050270 gene encoding uncharacterized protein, with protein sequence MRLLEFVPCGRPAALPEDSPPSPRLPEEAAPASPSLREGKAEAPLLSQTTSANSDKRRRRPSHGTASPWRPSLIAISEDGTQAATAAVAAKGGVRGGGSRKTSAKSPGRILPRKERGDYWHYGVPTVVPAVPTFAPTAFLF encoded by the exons ATGAGGCTTTTGGAGTTCGTTCCTTGCGGCCGTCCCGCCGCGCTGCCGGAGGACTCACCGCCGAGCCCACGGCTGCCGGAGGAGGCGGCGCCGGCGAGTCCGAGCCTGAGGGAGGGGAAGGCAGAGGCACCGCTGCTCTCCCAGACGACCAGCGCCAACTCCGATAAGCGCCGGCGGAGACCGTCCCACGGGACGGCTTCGCCATGGCGGCCGTCGCTCATCGCGATCTCCGAAGACGGCACCCAGGCTGCGACGGCGGCGGTGGCCGCGAAGGGTGGGGTTCGGGGCGGTGGATCGCGGAAGACGAGTGCCAAATCACCGGGGAGGATTCTCCCTCGCAAGGAGCGAGGCGACTACTG gcaCTATGGAGTTCCCACAGTCGTGCCTGCAGTGCCTACATTTGCTCCGACTGCCTTCCTGTTCTGA